The sequence TCCAAAAGTTAGTGATTGCTATCAATTAAATAATATGTATTATTACTGTAATGGTTTGTTCATTTAATAGAGGATTTCCGAAATGACTCAAAATACCATTAGCTATTTATTCAGTCAGAAGGTTAAGCAGAACAAGGACAAGGATGCATTATTTTTCAAGTATGATCAGCGTTGGCAGGCGGTTTCATGGCATGAATATGGATCACGAGTTGATTCATTCGCCAAAGCACTAATCGCAGAAGGGGTAAAACCAGGGCGAAAAGTTGCTTTGATTGGCACAAATTCCCTCGAATGGTTTATTGCGGATATGGCCATTATGACTTTAGGCGCCGTCTCTGTGCCGGTGTATCAAACAAGTAGCGGGGAGCAGATTGAATATATTTTGAGACACTCCGAAAGCTGCCTATTTATTATTGAGGAAATGGAGTATTGGAGGCGAATAGAACCCTACATGAGCAACCTCCCTTTTGTAGATCGCATTATACTCCTGAAAGGAAACTCACACATTGGCAAAAATAAAATTATTGATCTTGCTAGATTTCTTAAAAATGGTGAAAAGATTACAAACGATGATTTGGCTGAAATTCGGCTGAAAATCGAGCCTGATACGAATGCTACATTTATCTATACCTCAGGAACAACGGGGCCGCCAAAAGCAGTCATGCTAAGCCACAGAAATTGCATCGCTGCCGGTAAAAATGTTCATTTGACCACCCAAACAAAGACTCGGCAGAGAATCACCTGTTCATACTTGCCATTATCACATGTAGCTGAACGTTCCATCAATCTTTTTTCCCCGCTTTTCAATAATGATACGGTCATTTATTTTATGAGGAGTTATAATTGGTTTGCCGAGGACCTAAAGGAAATAAGGCCGACATTTTGGGCAGGAGTGCCGCGGGTATGGGAAAAGCTGTATGAAGGGGTGATGAAATTCAAAGCTGAGCTTTCCCCCTCTAAACGATCGGTTTTCGAATGGGCCATGAATGTCGGAAAGGAATTCAATTGGCGACGATACAATAATGAACCTATAAGTGTCAGCCTTTATCTAAAGCATAATTTGGCACATCGCCTGGTGATAGATAAGGTTTTGGCATCTCTTGGCCTGGACCGTGTCGAGATTACAGTTACAGGCGGGGCGCCTACATCAAGAGAAATCCTTAACTTCTTCATGTCTATCGGAATCTGGCTGCAGGACGTATACGGCCAGACGGAAGGTCATGGAACGACCAGTTTCTGTACCAAAGATCATATCCGGTTCGGCTCAGCAGGTAAACCCTATCCACTGGTTAATGTCCATATTGCTGACGATGGTGAGATACTGATTAAGGGCGACAACGTGGCTGCAGGATACTATAAAGACCCCGAATTAACTGAAAAGACATTTGTTGATGGATGGCTGTACTCAGGAGATCTGGGCCGTTTTGATGAGGAAGGATTTTTATGGATCACCGGAAGAAAGAAAGACGTCATCATTACCTCAGGTGGCAAGAATATTACCCCTTCAAAAATAGAATCTTATCTCATGGATAATCCTCTTATAGAACATGCTGTGGTGGTTGGGGATGGCAAGAAGTACGTTACAGCGCTGATCACGATACAGGAAGAAAATCTTAGGCAAAGTATCCAAAAATCAGACATCAGCAGTGATGATTACGGGCGCTTGTTGGAATCGGAATTAATAAAGAAAAAGATCGAATCACATGTCAAAGAGGTCAATCAGAAATTGTCTCGCGTAGAACAGATAAAAAAATTTCAAATTTTGCCCGAACCCTTTTCCGTTGAAGGGGGAGAACTGACAAATATCTTAAAAGTCAAACGAAATGTTATCATCCGCAAATATGAAACAAGAATTGATGAACTCTATAAATAAATAACCAATTATGGGCAGCCGCATTGCAAGTTTCTGAGGAGGTAAAAATGCTACCGCTAAAAGGAAAGGTGGCGCTTGTTACAGGTGCATCCCGAGGTCTGGGCGAAGCTATTGCCCTTTGCCTCGGTAAGGCCGGGGCTAACGTTGCGGTAACAGATCTCTTGATTGAGGGCGATGCCGACAGAATTTCAAATGACGAAACGTTTGGGCAGTTGACCCGGCATTTTTTAGAAACGGGGCAAATTAATACTAAGGCAACTGCAGATCAGATTCGGCAAAGGGGTAGGAACAGTTTCGCATTTCCGTTGGATGTGTCAAAGCCCGATAAGATTCGAGAAGCCGTTGATCAAATAGAAAAGACATTGGGAACTGTAGATATTTTAGTTAACAATGCAGGCATCATGGGTAACTTCGGCTTTATTGAAAAGCAGGATCCGGAAGGCTGGGACACAACTTTAAAGGTCAATCTATCTGGTTCGTTTTATTGTGCCCAGGCTGTCTGGCACGGTATGCAGAAAAATAAGTGGGGCAGAATTATAAATATTTCATCAATTACGGGTCAAATGGGGGCTTACGCGCAGCCCGCTTATGGAGCTTCCAAGGCAGGTCTCATTGGACTCACTCGAAGTCTTGCTCTTGAAGGAGCCAGATATGGCATTACCGTGAATGCATTGGTCCCCGGTCTGATTGACACCAAAGCGATAAGGGTTCTATCAGGTGAGAACGTAGAAGGGTATGCCAAAAAGCGAATTCCGATGCAAAGACTTGGCAGGCCTGATGAAGTAGCACAGGCAGTCCTTTTTCTGGCATCTGAAATGAGTAGTTACATTACCGGGGCTTCTATACCGGTAACTGGAGGTATTGATTTGATGCAGGTCTGATCTGCACAAAATTCAGAGAAGGCTGTTTAATTTTTTTTGTTTAAAAAATAGTGATTACTACTGAACAAGTAATGCACACTAAAATAAAAAATACAATGAAATATTAATTCTTCAAATCTTGCTTCTTCATTCAAGAACGTACGGAGAAGACACAAAGAGAGGTTAAAAAATGGTCAAAAAAGAAATGTCCGGACAAAAGTTATCAGAGTTCGAATTTCCGGTTGAAAAGGGCAAAATTAAAGAGTTTGCCAATGCGATCTGTGATCCGAATCCCATCTATTATGAAAGTGAATACGCACGCTCAAAAGGATTTGCAGATGTTCTTATGCCTCCGACTTTCCCGGTTTCTTTTACTTTCCATCTACCGTCAGAGAACTTTGTCCTGGAAGCGACAAAGAATTTAGGAATGGATGTAGGAAAGAGCGTGCATGGGGAGATTGAATTCATTTATGAAAGGCCCGTCTGTGCAGGCGAAAAGCTGAGAGGGGAAATCAGTATAGGAAAAATTTACGAAAAGAAAAGCAAACATGGCGGAACCATGAGCTTCGTGGAGATGGTTATCGAGTATTTCGATTCTGAATACAGACGGGTTGTTGTGGGTAAAAATGTCTTCATCGATCAAAGTTAAACCACATACCCATATTTGTAAATACGGAGATAATTATGAATGCAAATGCACAAAGGTATTTTGAAGATGTCAAAGACTCCGAAACTTTACCATCTTTTGAGATCATCATCTCACGAACACATATCATCAAATATGTTGGTGCCGGAGGAGACTTTCAACCGATTCACCACGACGAAGAATTCGCAAAATCAATCGGCCTACCGTCCATATTTGCAAACGGTTTGATGCATGGCGGCATGCTGACCCGCGTCATTACGGATTGGGCAGGCGACGGCGTCATTAAAAGATACAAACTGAGATTTACAGGCATTGTTTGGCCCAAGGACACCCTGACGTTTTTGGGGAATGTCCGTAAGAAATATCAGGAAAATGGCGAAAATCTAGTGGATTGCACACTGATGGTTAAGAACCAAAAAGGTGAAAACACCATTGAAGGCGAGGCAACTGTTTCCTTGCCCACAAAACAAAAAGCACAACAGGTAAAGGAAATTTGAATGGATTTCAGACTGAGCAGAGAACAGGAGATGTTTCGAAAATCCGTTGAAGAATTCGCTCGTAAAGAGATTCTGCCGGATGTCAACGAACGAGCTGCCAAAACAGGCTTCTCCGCAGAAATATGGAAAAAAATAGCTGACTATGGATTAACCGGTCTCAGCATTCCGGAAGCCTACGGGGGAGATGGTGCTGATGCGACAACGACAGTGACCGCAATGACAGCGTTGACTCGTGCAAGCGGAGACATTGGCCTTAGCGTTGTTTGGGGAAGCCATATGCTACTTACCGCCATGCCGATTGCGGATTTAGGCACTAAAGAACAAAAAGAGAAATACTTACCGCGCATGGCCAAAGGAGAATGGATCGGCGGATTTGCTTTGACCGAGTCAGATGCCGGTTCAGATGCCACCGGACTTCAGACGACTGCTGAAAACAAAGGGGACTTTTACCTTGTAAACGGCTCAAAGACATTTATTTCGAATGCCCCCATTGCTGATGTGTTTGTTGTCTTTGCGTCCACGGACATTTCCAATCGGGCAGGCGGTATTTCATTGTTCATTGTCGAAAAAGATACTCCGGGATTACAAATCGGCAAACCTTTAGAAAAATACGGAAACCATGATTCACCTACCGGCGAATTATTCTTCGACAACTGCAGAGTCCCTAGTAAAAATCTCCTGGGCCAAGAGAACGGGGGATTTGAGGCCATGCTGTTTTCACTGGGGTGGGAACGGCTGGCATTTGCCCCATACATCGGCATCATGGAATTCGATCTTAAGATGAGCATTGAATATGCAAAAACGAGAAAACAGTTTGGCCGTCCCATCGGGAAATTTCAGCTTGTGCAGGCCATGCTGGCAGAGATGAAGATGGATATCGAGGCCTCCCGTCTCCTGGTTTATCAATTGGCTTGGAAAAAGGATAAAGGAGAAGATATCTCGATGGATGCCGCCATTGCAAAAACATTTATCACCGAAGCTGCCTACCGTGTTGCTGACAAAGCCGTTCAAATCCACGGCGGTAATGGTTGCATGGTGGAGTATCCGGTTGGCCGCAGTCTCTGGGGGGCAAAAATGGGGACTATTGGCGGAGGAACCTCTCAAATGCAGCGAACGATCATTAGCAGATTCTTAACCGGCTTATAAAATACTCGGAGGAAAAGATGAAAAGCATAAGCGGAAAAACAGCCATTGTGGGCATTGGCGAAGTGCCGACCGGCCATTTCCCGGATAGATCGTTTATCAAAGCGGCAGTAGATGTTTGTGAGATGGCCATCACTGATGCCGGCATTCCGAAACAAGACATCGACACGGTCATTCCAATCGGCGTGGTAAGCAATCCCCTGGACAATACAAATGTTATTTGTTCATGGCTTGTTGAAGAATTGGGGCTCGGTAAAACCGCCAAAAGCAATTTTCAGGTTATGTCAGGTGGATCGAGTTCCGCGAATTCCCTGAAAGTAGCAAGTGCCCTGGTGGCAGCAGGTCTGTCAAAAGCAGTCCTGGTGGTTCATTGCGATCGTATGGGCACAGGCCTTGATTTAAGCGCAGCAATTTCCATGTTTTCAAAAGCCTCGATCAATCAGGAATATGAAATGCCGTACGGCTTCAGCCAGCTCGCTTTGGCCGGCTTTCTCCAACAGCGGTATATGTACGAGACAGGCACGACGGAAAGACAGATTGCCAGTGTTGTAGAATCCCTCCGAAAATGGGCTGCATTGAACCCGAATGCCATGCTCCGGAAACCCAAAACAGCTGATGAAATTTTGCAGTCAAAAATGATTTCTTCTCCGGTCAGGAAGAAGATGATGAATATCCTTGCGGACGGGGCGGCCGCTTTTATTGTCACCAGCTCGGAATACGCCCGGGACTTAACCGATACTCCGGCATATGTTCTTGGGATCGGTTCCCGGTGCACCAGTTTTACCGTAACCGCCCAGCCGCATTTTGACTGCTGGCAACCTGCTGTTGATGGTGCATACCATATGGCCGGTATCGGTCCCGGTGATATTGATGTGGCAGAAATTTATGACGCATTCCCCACCTTTATTCTGATTTCTATGGAATTGCTGGGGCTTTGTGAAAAAGGAAAAGCCGGCAAATTCGTAGAAGACGGGAATACTTCTCCCGGCGGCAGGCTGCCGGTTTCCACTAACGGCGCCATGATGGCTCAAGGGCATACCGGTGCCGGAGGTGGGATGGCTATTTTGGTTGAGGCTGCAAGGCAGATTATGGGCAAGGCGGGGGAAAGAC is a genomic window of Desulfosalsimonas propionicica containing:
- a CDS encoding MaoC/PaaZ C-terminal domain-containing protein, whose translation is MNANAQRYFEDVKDSETLPSFEIIISRTHIIKYVGAGGDFQPIHHDEEFAKSIGLPSIFANGLMHGGMLTRVITDWAGDGVIKRYKLRFTGIVWPKDTLTFLGNVRKKYQENGENLVDCTLMVKNQKGENTIEGEATVSLPTKQKAQQVKEI
- a CDS encoding AMP-dependent synthetase/ligase codes for the protein MTQNTISYLFSQKVKQNKDKDALFFKYDQRWQAVSWHEYGSRVDSFAKALIAEGVKPGRKVALIGTNSLEWFIADMAIMTLGAVSVPVYQTSSGEQIEYILRHSESCLFIIEEMEYWRRIEPYMSNLPFVDRIILLKGNSHIGKNKIIDLARFLKNGEKITNDDLAEIRLKIEPDTNATFIYTSGTTGPPKAVMLSHRNCIAAGKNVHLTTQTKTRQRITCSYLPLSHVAERSINLFSPLFNNDTVIYFMRSYNWFAEDLKEIRPTFWAGVPRVWEKLYEGVMKFKAELSPSKRSVFEWAMNVGKEFNWRRYNNEPISVSLYLKHNLAHRLVIDKVLASLGLDRVEITVTGGAPTSREILNFFMSIGIWLQDVYGQTEGHGTTSFCTKDHIRFGSAGKPYPLVNVHIADDGEILIKGDNVAAGYYKDPELTEKTFVDGWLYSGDLGRFDEEGFLWITGRKKDVIITSGGKNITPSKIESYLMDNPLIEHAVVVGDGKKYVTALITIQEENLRQSIQKSDISSDDYGRLLESELIKKKIESHVKEVNQKLSRVEQIKKFQILPEPFSVEGGELTNILKVKRNVIIRKYETRIDELYK
- a CDS encoding SDR family NAD(P)-dependent oxidoreductase; the protein is MLPLKGKVALVTGASRGLGEAIALCLGKAGANVAVTDLLIEGDADRISNDETFGQLTRHFLETGQINTKATADQIRQRGRNSFAFPLDVSKPDKIREAVDQIEKTLGTVDILVNNAGIMGNFGFIEKQDPEGWDTTLKVNLSGSFYCAQAVWHGMQKNKWGRIINISSITGQMGAYAQPAYGASKAGLIGLTRSLALEGARYGITVNALVPGLIDTKAIRVLSGENVEGYAKKRIPMQRLGRPDEVAQAVLFLASEMSSYITGASIPVTGGIDLMQV
- a CDS encoding acyl-CoA dehydrogenase family protein → MDFRLSREQEMFRKSVEEFARKEILPDVNERAAKTGFSAEIWKKIADYGLTGLSIPEAYGGDGADATTTVTAMTALTRASGDIGLSVVWGSHMLLTAMPIADLGTKEQKEKYLPRMAKGEWIGGFALTESDAGSDATGLQTTAENKGDFYLVNGSKTFISNAPIADVFVVFASTDISNRAGGISLFIVEKDTPGLQIGKPLEKYGNHDSPTGELFFDNCRVPSKNLLGQENGGFEAMLFSLGWERLAFAPYIGIMEFDLKMSIEYAKTRKQFGRPIGKFQLVQAMLAEMKMDIEASRLLVYQLAWKKDKGEDISMDAAIAKTFITEAAYRVADKAVQIHGGNGCMVEYPVGRSLWGAKMGTIGGGTSQMQRTIISRFLTGL
- a CDS encoding FAS1-like dehydratase domain-containing protein, yielding MVKKEMSGQKLSEFEFPVEKGKIKEFANAICDPNPIYYESEYARSKGFADVLMPPTFPVSFTFHLPSENFVLEATKNLGMDVGKSVHGEIEFIYERPVCAGEKLRGEISIGKIYEKKSKHGGTMSFVEMVIEYFDSEYRRVVVGKNVFIDQS
- a CDS encoding thiolase family protein is translated as MKSISGKTAIVGIGEVPTGHFPDRSFIKAAVDVCEMAITDAGIPKQDIDTVIPIGVVSNPLDNTNVICSWLVEELGLGKTAKSNFQVMSGGSSSANSLKVASALVAAGLSKAVLVVHCDRMGTGLDLSAAISMFSKASINQEYEMPYGFSQLALAGFLQQRYMYETGTTERQIASVVESLRKWAALNPNAMLRKPKTADEILQSKMISSPVRKKMMNILADGAAAFIVTSSEYARDLTDTPAYVLGIGSRCTSFTVTAQPHFDCWQPAVDGAYHMAGIGPGDIDVAEIYDAFPTFILISMELLGLCEKGKAGKFVEDGNTSPGGRLPVSTNGAMMAQGHTGAGGGMAILVEAARQIMGKAGERQVQNANIAIETASGGIGMDFHVGVLGKEGQ